GTAGTTCCTGATTGATCAGAAGAACATCTGGGCTCATTCATAAGCTCCCAAGCCATTATGGTGGGATCATCCTTGTATGCAATTCCACTTATGCTATTCTTTCTTGTTAGAATTGCCTATTTGTTGAAAAAGaatccttttaaaaaaaattcaaaaaaaaaaatctttgtttGTCTTGATTTACAAaggtcaaattaattaatatctggtgtatcttcaattttttaaaaataaaatttacatttttaaaaattatataagaagTACTAGTACTATAAATCATGATATTTAACAAATcacaatatttaaaaagtataaaatTTTTAGATATAGACCGAATAAAACTCAACAAGTTTAGGATCACCATCTATTCTGccaaaaatataatattctATTGGTATAACATACCTTAATATGATTAAATTTAAGCGTAGACTAAATCTCGATAAGTTTAAGATCGTCATCTATATGgtcaaaaatataatattttatttgtataacATACCTTAATATGGTTTTTGAAGTAGCCCTTCACAACAGAATTTGTGAAGAAATCATCCTCAGATGATAAGGATTGACCCTGTGTTTTTGCCCAATCCACATATTGTTTCTTTCCTCCAAAGTCATTATAATTGTTAACCAAGCTCAAGATTAACTTAATCTTATTTTTTCCAGCTTCATAAATTGCAAAATCCAAACccttcaaaaaatcaaaaacagTATTAAATCACAGAATAACACAACATTCCTAAAtccaaaaacaataaaaatctCACATAAAAATTTTAGAAATGTGTTTTTTTCTCATTTGTCTTTTAAACCTTACCGgacaaaattaaacaaataggCACATTTAGAGCTATGGGATTAAAATTTTGCAGAATAAGTCAATTTTTCCCCTGTATTTTGTTTGGTCatgtttcataaaaaaaatcaaagtgaaaaaataatatttaaaaataaaaattgtgttCGCCATACAAATCGAAGTTGTTTTTGATTTTCTATTAGTAATCTAGAGTGAAAACatcttttttattgtttttcaaattcttaaaaattctaGAATTCAACTTGATACGAGTCCGGACActagcatcataatatatatacacacactaaaaagaaaaaacctGAAACATAATTTCATTGTAGGATCCAGGAGAGTACTGAAGAGGTGAATATCCAGCATCACTAAAAGCCCAAGTTCTACCAATAGTGAGGCCATGGCTTGTAGCATCTTGAAGAACAGAAGAAACTTTGTGTCTTTGTGATGGATCAGAGCCAATATACATTAGCCAATAAGCATTGAATCCATTTGCATAAAATTGACTATCGTTTAGCATAAAATGCACCCCTTTTGTTTtaataaatccatcactaatCACATTGGCTCTAACATGttggaaaaaatatatgaaattgaaaaaaatcacCCATACTTTCATCTTCTTATTAAAATCAGTTTTAAACAGAGAAAACAAGTTCCATACAAGTTTTAATTAGGTAAAACAGTTTATTTATACTAGTCATGCGGATCCTTGACCAATGGGCATTTTTGTCTCTTTTTTTAAGGAATTAATATGGAGTCCTTGAATTTGgcattaaatttatttaaatactcGAACTAAGATTTATTTCAAAAAGTAttcttgataaatatttttggttcaaattttgaagaaaaaaaattgtgtaaaTAAATTGATCATTTAAAATAtgtcatattttttaattaaacataTTCGCCTTAGTAAACTGTAAAATATCACCTATTTCAATTGAGACTGGTGTATATAATTAAAGAAGATGATATATTTATTGTGGTTAACTTAACCACTAAAAGTCATTTGAGAATAcacataaaataatttaaaatttaaattaaaaatatctaataaaaatattttattacgtGTTTAGAATTCAATTGGAACAATCGTAGTTCAAAACTTCAAgtaactaaataaaatttactagcAAATTCAAGAAGTGATATATAATTAAGCCTTTTTTAAAAACTTCCTTTGctaaggaaaataaaataaatataattttaataattaattacgCTAA
This region of Solanum dulcamara chromosome 9, daSolDulc1.2, whole genome shotgun sequence genomic DNA includes:
- the LOC129903133 gene encoding mannan endo-1,4-beta-mannosidase 7-like is translated as MKVWVIFFNFIYFFQHVRANVISDGFIKTKGVHFMLNDSQFYANGFNAYWLMYIGSDPSQRHKVSSVLQDATSHGLTIGRTWAFSDAGYSPLQYSPGSYNEIMFQGLDFAIYEAGKNKIKLILSLVNNYNDFGGKKQYVDWAKTQGQSLSSEDDFFTNSVVKGYFKNHIKAILTRKNSISGIAYKDDPTIMAWELMNEPRCSSDQSGTTMQSWISEMASYTKSIDSNHLVEAGLEGFYGHSDTQKNPNFQVGTDFIANNQIPEIDFATVHSYPDQWLTGQDDEAQLNFLTNWLRVHIEDAQSILKKPLIFAEFGKTYKGTGFTPQQRDIVFNTVYSSIFLSARGGGAAAGGLFWQLMAEGMDSFRDGYEIIFSESPSVSDIIFQQSQRLNKIRKMYARLRNIDKWKRAREKINHGN